In Qingrenia yutianensis, the genomic stretch TGCGTTTATAAACTCTTTGCTTTCGAGCACCTCGCGGAGGGTTACGATGTTTGTAACCTTGTTTGCAAGCTCAATTCCCACTGCGGATTTTCCCGGAATAGGAGCCTCGATACGCACGCTTTTTGCGGCGAGATTTAAGGCAATATCTTTTGAAAGTCCCGTGATTTTGCTCACCTTTACGCCTGCATCGGGAGTAAGCTCATAGCGCGTTACCGTCGGGCCCATACTGATTTCCACAACCTTTGCGCTTACGCCGAAGCTTTTTAGGGTGTCAACCAGTTTTTTTGAATTTCTTTTTAATTCGTCCTCAATATCGTGAGTGTTTTTGTTGGCTTTCGGAGGCGTCAAAAGTTCGACGGACGGGTATTCGTATTCGATAATTTCGCTCGCTTTGTCGTTTGCCTCATTTAATTCTTCAACGATTTTTTCGTCGGGTTTGTTGTCGTCGTTTTCGCCTTTTTCGCCGTCTTTCGGATTTTCGGTTTTTTCAGACTTTTCAGCCTTTTCGTTTAAAGCCTTGCCCTCTTTGCCGTTTTTGTCCAAAAGCTCGGCAAAACCGGTCTGACCCTTGTTGTAAAGCTTAATTTCAGGCTCTTTGTAGTCCTCGTCGGGGACTGTTTCATCTTTCGGTTCAGCCTTTTCGGCATCGGCTTTTGGTGCGGACGGCGTTTTTTCATTGTCGCCGAAAATGTCAATTTCCTTTATTTTGCGTTTCTGCGTCTGCGCGGGTCTGTCACTGTATCCGTACGGCTCGTCCGACTGCTTCTGCGACGCTTTTTTCGCGCTTTTTGCTTTCACATACGACGTGAAATTATTGAGCGCTTTAAAGAACGAAACGTCGAACACGCAGATTGAGAAAATCAGTATCATAGAAATAAAGAAAATGTCCGAGCCGAGATAGTTGAACATACTGATAACAGGGCGCGCGATAATCTCGCCGATTACGCCCGAACCGCGCATATACGCGTTTTCGCTTGCCGAATAGTAGAGATAATATTTTTTCCAGTAGTCGGCAAGCGTCTTGTGTTCAAGACGGTATTCCCAGCCCTCAACGCCCGACAAAACGTGAATTAGTCCGGCGAACAGGAAAAACATTATCACGCACATAAGATACTTCGATTTTAACTCTCTGTAGTTTTTATGTATCATTGAGTGGATAAGCAGAAAAAGTGCGTACGGGGGCAGAAAATATATGCTCGTGCCAAACATTCCCTGCAAAAATTTCACCGTTGCCGTGCCTGCCGGTCCGCCGTTGTTGAAATACAGGCTTAATACCAGCCAAAGCGACACCGCGATTGCGATTATTGCAATTATTTCATAAAGGTGCGAATTTTCCTTCGCCGTTTTTGCGGCTTTCGACGGTGCGGAGGATTTCACGCTTGTGCCTTTCGCGCCCTTTGCTTTCTTTTGTTGTGCCATTTTGTTTTTCATAACCTTTCGTAAAAATTTTAAAATTTATCCGTTCTGGCCTGACGTTCCGTTTTTGTCCTGACGGCGCAGAAGATTGTCGATAAATTCGTTGTTCGAACTCGTTTTGACAAGACTTGAGATGATTTTTTCCGCAACGTCCTGGCTTTGGTCACGGCTCATAATTCTGCGCAGATGCCAAACCGCGTCTTTCTGGCGCGGAGTGAGCAGAAGTTCCTCTTTCCGCGTGCCCGATTTATATATGTCGATTGCCGGGAATATGCGTTTTTCCGAAAGTTTTCGGTCAAGGTGGATTTCCATATTGCCCGTGCCTTTAAATTCCTCAAAAATAACGTCGTCCATTCGGCTTCCCGTTTCGACAAGCGCGGTTGCAAGAATTGTGAGCGAACCGCCGTTTTCAATGTTCCGCGCCGCACCGAAAAAGCGTTTCGGTTTGTGCAGTGCGCCGGGGTCGATACCGCCCGAGAGCGTTCTGCCCGTCGGCGGAATTGTGAGGTTGTACGCGCGCGCAAGTCTTGTCAAACTGTCGAGCAAAACAACAACGTCTTTTTTGTGCTCCACAAGGCGCATTGCGCGCTCGAGCGTCATTTCAGCAACTTTTATATGATGCTCGGGAAGCTCGTCGAACGTCGAAAAAATCACCTCGCCGTTTATTGAACGTTTCATATCGGTGACCTCCTCGGGACGTTCGTCAATGAGGAGAACGATAAGCTTTATTTCGGGATAATTTTCCGAAATGCTGTTTGCGATTGACTTTAAAAGGGTGGTTTTTCCCGCTTTCGGGGGAGATACGATTATTCCGCGCTGACCCTTTCCGATAGGCGCGATAAGGTCGATTAAGCGCACCGAAAAATTACCCGGCTCGCGCTCCAATGTCAAGCGCTCGTTGGGATAAATCGGAATAAGCGAGTCGAACGGTTTCCGCCTGATTGCAACGTCGGGCGTGTCGCCGTTTACCTCTTTGACATAGATAATCGCACCGAAACGCTCACCCTCGTTGGGAAGGCGCATAACGCCGAAAATCTGGTCGCCCGTCTTTAAGTTAAACCGCCTTATCTGCACGGGCGAAACATAAATATCGTCCGAACCCGATAGGTAGTTGTCGCACCTCAAAAAGCCGAAACCGTCTGCCAAAACCTCCAAAACGCCCGTAACGTCGCGCGTATTGTTCTTTTTGTGTTCGGTATTTTTTTCGTCTGCTTTGTGTTCGGGATTGTTTTCGGAAACCGTTTTTTGAGATTTTTTCGGATTTTGAATATTTTCGGATAAATTATTTGAATTGTTTTGATTTTCTTCGGATATTTCCTTTGTGATTTCTTCTTTTTTTGTGATTTCTTCTTTTTCCCCGCCGGTTTTCTGCTCTTTTGCCGAAACCGATGCGGTTTTGATTTCTTTTGTTTCGCCTTTGTCCGCGCTCTTTTCCGCCTTTTTTACGGTCGGTTTTTTATGCGGTTTTTCATCTTTTGCGAACTGCGCTATTTTTTCGGCAAGCTCACCTTTTTTCAATTTTGAAATGTTTTTAATTCCAAGCTCTTTAGCTTTGCTTTTAAGCTCGGTCAAGGTGAGGGTTAATAAATTTTCCATTTATTTCCTCCAATTTATAAAAATTACATAATAAGCCGGTAGTATAACTAATTATACACCATATTTAATGAAAATTCAAACATATTTTAAAAATATTTAAAAAAATGTTAGTAATTTTGAAAAAAATGTAGTATAATAGACGTGACTGTGAATTGTTTTGGAAAAAAGAGGGTGAAAATGTGAAAAAGAAGCCGATAATTTTCCGCGCCGTTAAAAGCTTTTTGGACGATGACGTGCCTGCAATGGCGGCACAGCTTGCGTTTTATATCAACACGGCTTTTTTTCCGTTTATCGTTTTTCTGTTTATAATAATTTCGTCAACGCCTCTTTTGGACGAGTCGGCGCTCTACGATTTGATTGCGTTTTTGCCCAATCAAACTGCAACAATCGTTTTAGACGGTCTGCGTCAGGTGACGGCGAGCCGTTCGCTTGCGGTAATCACGGGCGTTGTGTCGATTTGGTCGATGTCAAACGCGGTGGCGACAGTGTCACGCGCGCTCAACAAATTTTACGATGTCAAAGAAAACCGAAATAT encodes the following:
- a CDS encoding FtsK/SpoIIIE family DNA translocase, which codes for MAQQKKAKGAKGTSVKSSAPSKAAKTAKENSHLYEIIAIIAIAVSLWLVLSLYFNNGGPAGTATVKFLQGMFGTSIYFLPPYALFLLIHSMIHKNYRELKSKYLMCVIMFFLFAGLIHVLSGVEGWEYRLEHKTLADYWKKYYLYYSASENAYMRGSGVIGEIIARPVISMFNYLGSDIFFISMILIFSICVFDVSFFKALNNFTSYVKAKSAKKASQKQSDEPYGYSDRPAQTQKRKIKEIDIFGDNEKTPSAPKADAEKAEPKDETVPDEDYKEPEIKLYNKGQTGFAELLDKNGKEGKALNEKAEKSEKTENPKDGEKGENDDNKPDEKIVEELNEANDKASEIIEYEYPSVELLTPPKANKNTHDIEDELKRNSKKLVDTLKSFGVSAKVVEISMGPTVTRYELTPDAGVKVSKITGLSKDIALNLAAKSVRIEAPIPGKSAVGIELANKVTNIVTLREVLESKEFINAKSKLSVALGKDIGGNPIIIDIAKMPHLLIAGATGAGKSVCINTLVMSILYKADPNEVKLVMIDPKVVELGVYNGAPHLLIPVVTDAKKAAGALNWAVSEMTERYSKFADNNVRDINGYNELMELNETPQLKMPQMVIIIDELADLMMVAPADVETYICRLAQMARAAGMHLVIATQRPSVNVITGTIKANIPSRISFMVSSQIDSRTILDMSGAEKLIGRGDMLYMPVGASSPTRLQCSYVSDKEVEAVVAAVSKNCAPQYKEDVIERLNAEEVYNPEGDDPGDNDELLPKAIELVIERGQISTSQLQRSFRIGYNRAGSIIDQMEARGIISGLDGNKPRQALIAREEYNEMLMSNKLQD
- the rho gene encoding transcription termination factor Rho; this translates as MENLLTLTLTELKSKAKELGIKNISKLKKGELAEKIAQFAKDEKPHKKPTVKKAEKSADKGETKEIKTASVSAKEQKTGGEKEEITKKEEITKEISEENQNNSNNLSENIQNPKKSQKTVSENNPEHKADEKNTEHKKNNTRDVTGVLEVLADGFGFLRCDNYLSGSDDIYVSPVQIRRFNLKTGDQIFGVMRLPNEGERFGAIIYVKEVNGDTPDVAIRRKPFDSLIPIYPNERLTLEREPGNFSVRLIDLIAPIGKGQRGIIVSPPKAGKTTLLKSIANSISENYPEIKLIVLLIDERPEEVTDMKRSINGEVIFSTFDELPEHHIKVAEMTLERAMRLVEHKKDVVVLLDSLTRLARAYNLTIPPTGRTLSGGIDPGALHKPKRFFGAARNIENGGSLTILATALVETGSRMDDVIFEEFKGTGNMEIHLDRKLSEKRIFPAIDIYKSGTRKEELLLTPRQKDAVWHLRRIMSRDQSQDVAEKIISSLVKTSSNNEFIDNLLRRQDKNGTSGQNG